The following DNA comes from Candidatus Methylomirabilota bacterium.
CTCGAGCGTGTGGAAGAAGCCTTCGCGCACGCCTCCGCCGGCCACGGCGCCAAGACCGTCATCACGCCCGGCTAGGGTCGGGTCTCACAATTCAACATTCGATCCGACAATGCGTGAATGTGAGACCTGACCCCGGCCAGGCAAGCTCTACGGCTGCAAGTATCGCTGACGGCTCGGCGGGCGGATGCCCTCGATGCTCAGGCGAATGCGGTACAGCACGCTGCGCGCCGTGAGATAGAGCGCCTTGCCGTCGGCGTCGCCCCAGGCGGCGTTGGCGGGCTCGTGCGTGGTGCGGATCACGCCCAGGATCTGCCCCGCGGGGTCGGTGATCCAGAGCCCGCCCGGCCCGGTCAGGTACAGATTCCCCCGCCGATCCACCTTCATCCCGTCCGGCTCCTGGCCCGGCTCGCCGTTCAGATCGAGAAAGAGCCTGCCGTTGGCGAGTGAGCTATCCGGCTCCACGTCGAAGCGCATCCAGATCTTGTTCTTCCTGTCGGAGTTGCTGACGTACAGGTACTTCTCGTCCGGTGAGAAGGCGAGGCCGTTGGGGCGGCGCAGATCCGCGGCCACCAGCGTGAGCTTTCCGTCAGCGAGGCGAAAGACCCCGTTGAACGGGAGCTCCTTCGCCGGATCCTCGTCCTCCCGCAGAAGCCCGTGCGGGGGGTCGGTGAAGTACAGGGCGCCGTCGGACTTGTAGACGAGGTCGTTGGGACTGTTCAATCGCTTGCCTTCGAAGCGGTCGGCGAGCGCCGTGAGGGTTCCATCGTGCTCCTGCCGCGTCACCCGATGGTTTCCCGGCTCGCAGATCGTCAGCCGCCCCTCGCCATCGAGGGTCATGCCGTTGGAGCCCATGGACCCACACGGGGGAATGTCCGCGGCGGCATAGCCTGTCCGCGTGCGAACCACTGACGCGCCGTGGATCGGATCCCACTTGCGGATGACGTTGTGGGGGAGGTCGGCGAACAGGAGATAGCCGTCGGGGATCCACACGGGACCTTCGGTGAACCCGAACCCCTCGGCAACCTGCTCGATCTTCACGTCGCGCGGAACGATCTGATCGAGCTCGGGAGCGCGGCGCTCCACGTAGCTCACGGGCCTGGCGGACGCCGACGCGCGTCGGCGCGTTGCTCTGGCGAGCGCCCACCAGGCCGGAGCAACCCGGCGCTTGAGAGCACGAAACCCGCGGCCCGCCGCGCGAGGCAGCATCCAGACCTACTCGGCGAACTGGGCGGCGCGCCAGCGCAAGGCCGCGCCCAGGCCCTCCTTCTCCCGGATCTCGTCGAACTTCATCCCGACCTCGGTCCGGGCGGCATAGAGCGGGGCCAGCACGTCCAGGCCGGCGCGAATGGCGTTGCGAAAGCCGGCGGCATCGGCGCCGCGGTTGATGGCCAGCTTGGTGCCGGCGAGCGCCTCCGGAGAGATGAGGGCGAGCCGGCGAGCGAGCTTCGTCGTCGCCGCGGCAAGATCGGCGCGCGGCACCACGCGATTGACCATGCCGTACCGGAGGGCGGTCTGGGCATCGATGGGCTCGCCGAGGTAGAGCATCTCGCGGGCGCGCTTGAGCCCGATCACGAAGGGCATGATCAGCGCGGGACCGACACTGGAGAAGCGGATCTCGGGCTCGCCGAAGAGGGCATCGTCGGCGGCCACGGTGAGGT
Coding sequences within:
- a CDS encoding SMP-30/gluconolactonase/LRE family protein, which gives rise to MSYVERRAPELDQIVPRDVKIEQVAEGFGFTEGPVWIPDGYLLFADLPHNVIRKWDPIHGASVVRTRTGYAAADIPPCGSMGSNGMTLDGEGRLTICEPGNHRVTRQEHDGTLTALADRFEGKRLNSPNDLVYKSDGALYFTDPPHGLLREDEDPAKELPFNGVFRLADGKLTLVAADLRRPNGLAFSPDEKYLYVSNSDRKNKIWMRFDVEPDSSLANGRLFLDLNGEPGQEPDGMKVDRRGNLYLTGPGGLWITDPAGQILGVIRTTHEPANAAWGDADGKALYLTARSVLYRIRLSIEGIRPPSRQRYLQP
- a CDS encoding enoyl-CoA hydratase-related protein, translated to MTEQLVTYATDGRVGTISLNRPDKLNAISPELKRMLMERFREADGDPNTSVVVLRAEGRSFCAGYDIGPNPARAARRGDALAWHASLTDDVALEMTPWDMAKPVIASVQGHCLGGGCELVMMCDLTVAADDALFGEPEIRFSSVGPALIMPFVIGLKRAREMLYLGEPIDAQTALRYGMVNRVVPRADLAAATTKLARRLALISPEALAGTKLAINRGADAAGFRNAIRAGLDVLAPLYAARTEVGMKFDEIREKEGLGAALRWRAAQFAE